The genomic DNA CGGTGGTTTGCAGTTTGACGAGGAACTCCCCGCGGGATGAGTTGGCGATGACGTCGACCTCGGCTTGTGTCAGGTCTAGTGCTGCTTCAGTGCCGGGGAGTTCCTTTGCGGGCTGGTAGCCGATCACCTTGGTGCCGGCCAGAGCCAGGAGCGATTCAGCCTTGTTGCGTTCGGCGCTGCCCGCGTCGCCGACATTCAGGGTGTCGCGCAGGTTGTGCAGGACCAGGACATTGGACAGCCCCCAGGCGCGAGCCAGGCGGAACTGCTGCTGCAGTCGGTCGATCGCTCCATGCGCGTGCGACAGCACTCGCCAGGCCTCGTCATAGACCGCGAACCGTTGGCCGTTGCCCGGCGTCGCCAGCGCGGCCTCCATCCACGCGGAGGCGCAAGTGAAGGCGATCGACAGGTTCCCGTTGTCGTTGTACAGATCGGAAAGGTCGATTGCGACGATCGGTGCAGTCGAATCAAACCTCGTCGTGCTGGGCCCGTCGAA from Actinomycetota bacterium includes the following:
- a CDS encoding ATP-binding protein codes for the protein RLERSLRVDEKTAVALALEQALHAAGGKPILSDVARALREPDPLLAQAISRTPVEMLEAGNAARWAFDGLLSTVARDLFDGPSTTRFDSTAPIVAIDLSDLYNDNGNLSIAFTCASAWMEAALATPGNGQRFAVYDEAWRVLSHAHGAIDRLQQQFRLARAWGLSNVLVLHNLRDTLNVGDAGSAERNKAESLLALAGTKVIGYQPAKELPGTEAALDLTQAEVDVIANSSRGEFLVKLQTTAGVRSYRIRVDLHPYELQWWDTTAGMHSTGVVDEEPAA